One Brassica napus cultivar Da-Ae chromosome A5, Da-Ae, whole genome shotgun sequence DNA window includes the following coding sequences:
- the LOC106345651 gene encoding uncharacterized protein LOC106345651 — MAGVTSQIFISSSSTLKRVGRRSTRCFSGSPEKKTPAILKWAVGGVTEVLRLFSVASSPSTTLRINEDKSDYEENARDIDDVMEVLRSDYGNAYFVTGIFTTAIYSDDCIFEDPTISFQGTELYERNLRLLVPFLEDASIELQNMDKSELSQGNYIRATWKLRTYLKLPWRPLISIDGSTVYELDRDFKIVRHVESWSVSAVEAIRQIFTFNSFTSRS; from the exons ATGGCGGGAGTGACTTCCCAGATATTTATCAGCTCATCTTCGACCCTCAAG AGGGTTGGTCGTCGGTCGACGAGATGCTTCTCTGGATCGCCGGAGAAGAAAACTCCGGCTATCTTGAAGTGGGCGGTTGGAGGAGTCACTGAAGTGCTCCGGCTGTTCTCAGTCGCTTCGTCTCCTTCTACCACCCTTCGTATAAATGAGGATAA ATCAGATTATGAGGAAAATGCTCGAGATATTGATGATGTGATGGAGGTTTTGAGATCAGACTATGGAAATGCCTATTTCGTCACAG GAATCTTCACTACTGCAATTTACTCTGATGATTGCATCTTCGAGGATCCGACGATCAGCTTCCAGG GTACAGAGTTGTATGAACGCAACTTGAGATTACTGGTTCCGTTCCTTGAAGATGCATCCATTGAACTTCAAAATATGGACAAG AGTGAGTTGTCCCAAGGAAACTATATACGGGCGACGTGGAAGCTAAG AACTTACCTGAAACTTCCATGGAGACCattgatatcgatcgatggaagTACGGTCTATGAACTTGATAGAGACTTCAAA ATTGTGAGGCATGTTGAGAGCTGGAGTGTCTCTGCGGTTGAAGCAATCAGGCAGATATTCACCTTCAACTCTTTCACCTCTCGGAGCTGA